Proteins encoded by one window of Ruminococcaceae bacterium R-25:
- a CDS encoding sodium/proline symporter, which translates to MDKIIAFVLYFVVVLAIGIFFFIKSKGGDEKEYFLGGRHMGPFVTAMSAQASDMSGWLLMGFPGSLFAFGMGQVWIGIGLALGTAANWIFVATRLRRFSKASGDSITLPQYLTNRFASQSSVLKVVCAIIFLISFTVYVASGFVAGTAVFTSVIPWFADHQHLAMILFAVLILIYTFLGGYKAVCWTDFFQGLMMLVALLAVPIVMQAVGSHDASFYGAFNSEVSAFGTDPFAAPWQEIVTGLGWGLGYFGMPHILVRFMSIEKPSQIKKSATVAIIWVILTLGAAAVIAYLGRTYILPNGESLAEMLLPDARKNIFIEVVTHIFPGFIAGILLSAIIAAAMSTADSQLLVASSAFTSDIYKPLIRKNKASDSEMLWLGRVVVLVVAIVAFFIAVQGLDDPKSWASDIMNMVENAWGLFGAAFGPVVILSLFWKRFNYKGAVAGIIAGAVADIAWLLLFTDTIMPAAISSTGVYEIVPGFICGLIVAIIVTVVTKAPGKEVEAIYARATDKSIDD; encoded by the coding sequence ATGGACAAGATTATTGCTTTCGTACTCTATTTCGTGGTTGTCCTTGCCATCGGTATATTCTTCTTCATAAAGAGTAAGGGCGGCGACGAGAAAGAGTATTTCCTTGGCGGTCGTCACATGGGTCCTTTTGTTACTGCGATGAGTGCGCAGGCATCGGACATGAGCGGCTGGCTTTTGATGGGTTTCCCGGGTTCGCTTTTTGCGTTCGGTATGGGACAGGTTTGGATCGGAATCGGTCTGGCATTAGGAACAGCTGCCAACTGGATCTTTGTAGCTACAAGGCTCCGCCGTTTCTCCAAAGCTTCCGGCGACTCCATCACGCTTCCCCAGTACCTCACAAACAGATTCGCAAGCCAGAGCTCGGTTCTGAAGGTCGTATGCGCTATCATCTTCCTTATCAGCTTCACGGTTTACGTAGCTTCAGGCTTCGTTGCAGGTACTGCAGTATTCACATCAGTTATCCCGTGGTTTGCAGATCATCAGCACCTCGCTATGATCCTCTTTGCGGTTTTGATCCTTATCTATACATTTTTAGGCGGTTACAAGGCTGTTTGCTGGACAGACTTTTTCCAGGGCCTCATGATGCTCGTTGCGCTTCTCGCAGTTCCGATCGTTATGCAGGCAGTCGGCAGCCACGATGCTTCCTTCTACGGTGCGTTCAATAGTGAAGTTTCCGCTTTTGGCACAGATCCTTTCGCAGCTCCCTGGCAGGAGATCGTTACGGGTCTTGGCTGGGGCTTAGGTTACTTCGGTATGCCTCATATCCTCGTACGTTTCATGTCCATCGAGAAGCCTTCCCAGATTAAGAAGTCTGCTACAGTTGCAATTATCTGGGTAATTCTCACTTTAGGCGCTGCTGCAGTTATCGCTTACCTCGGAAGAACTTACATTCTTCCCAACGGCGAATCACTTGCTGAGATGCTCCTTCCTGACGCACGTAAGAACATCTTCATCGAAGTTGTTACACACATCTTCCCGGGCTTCATCGCAGGCATTTTGCTCTCGGCTATCATCGCTGCCGCAATGTCTACGGCTGACTCCCAGCTCCTCGTTGCATCTTCCGCATTTACGAGCGATATCTATAAGCCTTTGATCCGTAAGAACAAGGCTTCCGATTCAGAGATGCTCTGGCTTGGCCGTGTCGTCGTTCTTGTAGTTGCTATCGTCGCTTTCTTCATCGCTGTTCAGGGTCTTGACGATCCCAAGTCCTGGGCTTCCGACATCATGAACATGGTTGAGAACGCATGGGGTCTCTTCGGCGCAGCCTTCGGACCTGTCGTTATCCTCTCACTGTTCTGGAAGCGCTTTAACTACAAGGGCGCTGTTGCAGGCATCATTGCAGGCGCCGTTGCCGACATCGCTTGGCTCCTTCTCTTCACAGACACGATCATGCCTGCCGCTATTAGCAGCACAGGTGTTTATGAGATTGTTCCCGGCTTCATCTGCGGTCTTATCGTTGCAATTATCGTTACAGTTGTAACAAAGGCTCCGGGCAAGGAAGTCGAAGCAATCTACGCAAGAGCTACAGATAAGTCCATCGACGACTGA
- a CDS encoding signal transduction histidine kinase: protein MLKKLRWRFILAAMLAFFAVITLIAVLVNVFTYAAITTRVDNSIQSIANSDFRSPRDFKPEPRGEGNPFEGRQDMEAGYMMRFFIVRVDDTGDAAYISMDFIASVDEDSAAEYAEKALSKKSDKGYIGNYRYLKTESDDATVIIFLNASRELQIAKSLLDLSIIISVLSLTLVFILVVIISKKAIKPIENNIKQQKQFITDASHELKTPLTSISTSLDVITAEHGDDEWTDNIKKQTGRMTKLVSELVTLSRLDEDLPLPNKERFSLSNAAWETVDIYQSQAKGRGKKMTVDISENVDVFGDKAGIQQMMSVLLDNAVRYSDKGGEIRFSVYSKKNKARIEVYNTCNYETPPDVDLLFDRFYRPDSSRNTETGGTGVGLAIAKAVAEAHGGSIKAICPDGKSMTIKVSF from the coding sequence ATGCTGAAAAAACTCCGCTGGCGCTTCATATTGGCCGCTATGCTGGCATTCTTTGCAGTTATCACGCTGATAGCTGTTCTGGTCAATGTTTTCACATATGCGGCTATCACCACACGTGTTGATAACTCCATCCAATCGATCGCTAATTCTGATTTCCGTTCTCCGCGCGATTTCAAGCCCGAACCACGTGGCGAAGGCAATCCTTTCGAGGGCCGCCAGGACATGGAAGCGGGCTACATGATGCGCTTCTTCATCGTCCGCGTTGATGACACCGGCGACGCCGCATATATTTCAATGGATTTCATCGCTTCCGTCGACGAGGACAGCGCCGCCGAATACGCGGAAAAGGCCCTCTCCAAAAAGTCAGACAAGGGCTATATCGGCAACTACCGCTACCTGAAAACCGAATCTGACGATGCCACGGTCATCATTTTCCTTAATGCCAGCAGAGAACTCCAGATCGCAAAGTCTCTCCTGGATCTGTCCATAATCATCTCTGTCTTAAGTCTTACACTTGTTTTCATCCTTGTCGTGATCATATCCAAGAAAGCGATCAAGCCTATCGAAAACAACATCAAGCAGCAAAAACAGTTCATCACCGACGCGAGCCACGAGCTCAAGACCCCTCTGACGTCCATCTCCACGAGCCTCGACGTCATTACGGCAGAGCACGGCGACGATGAATGGACCGACAATATCAAGAAGCAGACAGGCCGCATGACAAAGCTCGTCAGCGAACTCGTCACCTTATCCAGGCTCGATGAAGACCTCCCTCTGCCAAACAAGGAGCGCTTCTCATTAAGCAACGCCGCATGGGAGACCGTCGATATCTACCAGTCACAGGCAAAGGGCCGCGGCAAAAAGATGACAGTTGATATTTCCGAGAACGTTGATGTCTTTGGCGACAAGGCCGGCATCCAGCAGATGATGTCCGTTCTCCTCGATAACGCCGTCCGCTATTCCGACAAGGGAGGCGAGATCAGATTCTCCGTCTATTCCAAGAAGAACAAGGCCAGAATCGAAGTCTACAACACCTGCAATTACGAAACTCCGCCGGACGTTGATCTTTTGTTCGACCGCTTCTACCGCCCTGACAGTTCCCGTAATACTGAGACCGGCGGCACAGGCGTAGGCCTCGCGATCGCCAAGGCCGTTGCCGAAGCTCACGGCGGCTCGATCAAAGCAATCTGCCCCGACGGCAAGAGCATGACGATAAAAGTCTCATTCTGA
- a CDS encoding DNA-binding response OmpR family regulator, with product MRILIAEDEVATAKALKLLLEKAKYSVDIVHNGDDAWSYISSDTYEVIVLDIMMPGMNGLEVLSLIRKNHITTPVLMLTAKAELEDRVAGLEAGADDYLPKPFATSELIARIKALGRRSENYSDSLQKVGNLILDGNRYEMKVGDKSVKLTNKEYQLIELFVLHPGFVFSTEHLMDKIWGFESDSDIDVVWTHIGFVRKKLRSIDANVEIKTIRGSGYSLEEIKC from the coding sequence ATGCGTATACTCATTGCCGAAGACGAAGTCGCTACTGCAAAGGCGTTAAAGCTCTTGCTCGAAAAAGCAAAATATTCCGTTGACATTGTTCACAACGGTGATGATGCATGGTCCTATATCTCCTCCGATACATATGAAGTCATCGTGTTAGATATCATGATGCCCGGCATGAACGGCCTCGAAGTCCTGTCACTTATCCGCAAAAACCATATCACCACACCCGTACTTATGCTTACCGCAAAAGCTGAGCTCGAAGACCGTGTCGCAGGACTCGAGGCCGGTGCCGATGACTACCTTCCGAAGCCCTTTGCAACGAGCGAACTGATCGCCAGGATAAAGGCTCTGGGAAGAAGAAGCGAAAACTATTCCGACTCCCTCCAGAAGGTCGGCAATCTAATCCTCGACGGCAACCGCTATGAAATGAAGGTCGGTGACAAGAGCGTCAAACTCACAAATAAGGAATACCAGCTCATCGAGCTTTTTGTACTGCATCCGGGATTCGTATTTTCGACAGAACACCTGATGGACAAGATCTGGGGATTTGAATCAGATTCAGACATCGACGTCGTCTGGACACATATCGGTTTTGTAAGAAAGAAGCTCCGTTCGATCGATGCCAATGTTGAGATCAAGACAATCCGCGGTTCCGGTTATTCCCTGGAGGAAATCAAATGCTGA